A single Cellulomonas sp. SLBN-39 DNA region contains:
- the ychF gene encoding redox-regulated ATPase YchF: MALTIGIVGLPNVGKSTLFNALTRAQVLAANYPFATIEPNVGVVPLPDPRLATLAGIFGSERILPATVSFVDIAGIVKGASEGEGLGNKFLANIREADAICQVTRAFADPDVVHVSGKVDPEGDIEIIATELVLADLQTLENAIPRLEKEVRGKKTEPEVLDAAKRALAVLETGRTLFAAGLGDDEHVRALQLMTAKPFIYVFNTDDAGLSDTAMQERLRALVAPADAIFLDAKFESELVELEEDEAREMLEANGQTEAGLDQLARVGFRTLGLQTYLTAGPKESRAWTIRQGWTAPQAAGVIHTDFQKGFIKAEVISFADLVEAGSVAAARAAGKARIEGKDYVMVDGDVVEFRHGGTSGAGKK; encoded by the coding sequence GTGGCTCTCACCATCGGCATCGTCGGACTGCCCAACGTCGGCAAGTCCACCCTCTTCAACGCGCTGACCCGTGCGCAGGTCCTCGCGGCGAACTACCCGTTCGCCACGATCGAGCCGAACGTGGGCGTCGTGCCGCTGCCCGACCCGCGCCTGGCGACGCTCGCGGGGATCTTCGGCTCCGAGCGGATCCTGCCCGCCACGGTGTCGTTCGTCGACATCGCCGGCATCGTCAAGGGCGCGAGCGAGGGCGAGGGCCTGGGCAACAAGTTCCTCGCGAACATCCGCGAGGCCGACGCGATCTGCCAGGTCACCCGTGCGTTCGCCGACCCCGACGTGGTCCACGTGAGCGGCAAGGTCGACCCCGAGGGCGACATCGAGATCATCGCCACCGAGCTCGTCCTCGCGGACCTGCAGACCCTCGAGAACGCGATCCCGCGGCTCGAGAAGGAGGTCCGCGGCAAGAAGACCGAGCCCGAGGTGCTGGACGCCGCGAAGCGCGCCCTCGCCGTCCTGGAGACGGGGCGGACGCTGTTCGCCGCCGGGCTGGGCGACGACGAGCACGTCCGCGCCCTGCAGCTCATGACGGCCAAGCCGTTCATCTACGTCTTCAACACCGACGACGCGGGCCTGTCCGACACGGCCATGCAGGAGCGGCTGCGCGCCCTGGTCGCGCCGGCCGACGCGATCTTCCTCGACGCGAAGTTCGAGTCCGAGCTCGTCGAGCTCGAGGAGGACGAGGCGCGCGAGATGCTCGAGGCCAACGGCCAGACCGAGGCAGGCCTGGACCAGCTCGCGCGCGTGGGCTTCCGCACGCTCGGCCTGCAGACGTACCTGACGGCCGGGCCCAAGGAGTCGCGAGCCTGGACGATCCGGCAGGGCTGGACGGCCCCGCAGGCGGCGGGCGTCATCCACACGGACTTCCAGAAGGGCTTCATCAAGGCGGAGGTCATCTCGTTCGCCGACCTCGTCGAGGCCGGGTCGGTGGCCGCGGCCCGGGCCGCTGGCAAGGCCCGCATCGAGGGCAAGGACTACGTCATGGTCGACGGCGACGTCGTGGAGTTCCGCCACGGAGGAACATCAGGCGCGGGAAAGAAGTAG
- a CDS encoding restriction endonuclease subunit S, with protein sequence MPEWPTARIGEHVKRVVEPVRLEPDREYSSLGIRYGSGIYVRSVKFGRQLRTRMYRAGAGQFIYCILDSQRGPFDVVPEELDGAIITNKFPTYEVGPDLLPEFLKLTFQRRATLESIGAARQGAEGRSEWKPDQFEAHVIPFPPRRVQGRIIEIMASFDAMREALEAEVAAVQAARPAILAEMLQRRDDSWTEAPVGEIGTLTRGKRFIKSDYVDSGIGCIHYSQIHTDFGALTDDVHSWLPEAMRPKLRYAEPGDLVIAGTSENVDGVLKAVAWLGSEPVAVHDDAYIWKHSLEPRFASYLFASPAFRAQIQRVFSDTKVVRVSKDNLERLTLPIPPRDVQETIADAMAALDRRIAATAEESVRAQAARAALLDALLTRKVAVSVPPDDDVGDPGFAGNVAVLDGIAGWNRGSGATLDDVLTARDEERAGSAG encoded by the coding sequence ATGCCTGAGTGGCCGACCGCGAGGATCGGCGAGCATGTCAAGCGCGTCGTGGAGCCTGTCCGGCTCGAGCCCGATCGCGAGTATTCTTCGCTGGGCATCCGCTACGGGAGCGGAATCTACGTCCGCAGCGTGAAGTTCGGACGACAACTCCGGACGAGGATGTACCGGGCTGGTGCGGGGCAGTTCATCTACTGCATCCTGGACTCCCAGCGAGGCCCCTTCGACGTCGTGCCAGAGGAGCTGGATGGCGCGATCATCACGAACAAGTTCCCGACCTATGAGGTCGGCCCCGACCTGTTGCCCGAGTTTTTGAAGCTTACCTTCCAGCGCCGTGCGACGCTTGAGTCCATCGGAGCGGCACGCCAGGGGGCCGAAGGGCGTTCCGAATGGAAGCCGGATCAATTCGAGGCCCACGTCATCCCGTTCCCGCCTCGACGCGTGCAAGGCCGGATCATCGAGATCATGGCCTCCTTTGACGCCATGCGCGAGGCTCTCGAAGCCGAGGTTGCGGCGGTGCAGGCGGCTCGGCCCGCGATCCTGGCCGAGATGCTCCAGCGGCGGGATGACTCTTGGACCGAGGCGCCAGTCGGCGAGATTGGCACGCTGACGCGTGGCAAGCGGTTCATCAAGTCCGACTACGTCGACAGCGGCATCGGATGCATCCACTACTCGCAGATCCACACCGATTTCGGAGCGCTGACGGACGATGTGCATTCTTGGCTGCCGGAGGCGATGCGGCCCAAGCTGCGTTACGCGGAGCCGGGGGACCTCGTGATCGCCGGGACGAGCGAGAACGTCGATGGCGTGCTGAAGGCGGTCGCCTGGCTCGGAAGCGAGCCTGTCGCGGTGCATGACGACGCGTACATCTGGAAGCACTCGCTGGAGCCTCGGTTCGCCTCCTACCTGTTCGCATCTCCGGCGTTTCGCGCACAGATCCAGCGTGTCTTCTCGGACACGAAGGTCGTTCGGGTCTCCAAGGACAATCTCGAACGACTGACCCTGCCGATCCCGCCTCGAGACGTTCAGGAGACGATTGCTGACGCGATGGCCGCCCTCGACCGTCGGATCGCCGCGACTGCGGAGGAATCTGTGCGCGCGCAGGCCGCACGCGCCGCACTCCTGGACGCACTGCTCACTCGCAAAGTGGCGGTCTCTGTCCCACCGGACGACGATGTCGGCGACCCCGGCTTCGCGGGCAATGTCGCGGTCCTCGACGGCATCGCGGGCTGGAACCGGGGGTCGGGCGCGACGCTCGACGACGTCCTGACCGCCCGTGACGAGGAGAGGGCGGGATCGGCCGGGTGA
- a CDS encoding DNA recombination protein RmuC, with protein METSVGTFVLALLAALVVGALLGGGAAWVAAGARAARRAEARVRAAEIDAARARATLDAERAGAGDRFRAVADEALGASSEQFLALAHQRLAAEHQTQVGELTQREQAVRAMVEPIARTLEQVRGELATAQQARAAGEAAIGEQVRAMREQSEQLRSQTSQLVSALRASHVRGRWGEVQLRRVVEAAGMLAHVDFVEQASVRTDDGVQRPDMVVRLAGGKSVVVDAKVAFVGFLEATEAEDPRVRAERMAAHARHMRAHVDALAAKRYWDQFAPAPEFVVMFVPAESFLHAAVDQDPAVVEYAFERNVVLATPTTLLALLRTVAYAWKQDALAANAQQVLTLGKELHGRLATMGGHLTRLGRAIDAAAGAYNQTVASLETRVLVSARRFADLHVVSDELPAPPPADPRLAAVTAPELVAFASEHAVSLEDRVPAARPADEDAAVGSR; from the coding sequence ATGGAGACCTCGGTGGGCACGTTCGTCCTCGCCCTGCTGGCCGCGCTGGTGGTCGGCGCCCTGCTCGGCGGGGGTGCGGCCTGGGTGGCGGCGGGGGCGCGGGCGGCGCGGCGCGCGGAGGCCAGGGTCCGGGCCGCGGAGATCGACGCGGCGCGCGCCCGGGCGACGCTCGACGCCGAGCGCGCGGGCGCCGGCGACCGGTTCCGCGCGGTGGCGGACGAGGCGCTGGGGGCCAGCAGCGAGCAGTTCCTCGCCCTGGCGCACCAGCGGCTCGCGGCCGAGCACCAGACGCAGGTCGGTGAGCTGACGCAGCGGGAGCAGGCCGTGCGGGCCATGGTCGAGCCGATCGCCCGCACCCTGGAGCAGGTGCGCGGCGAGCTGGCGACCGCGCAGCAGGCCCGGGCGGCCGGCGAGGCGGCGATCGGCGAGCAGGTGCGCGCCATGCGCGAGCAGTCCGAGCAGCTGCGGTCGCAGACGTCGCAGCTGGTCAGCGCGCTGCGCGCGTCGCACGTGCGGGGCCGGTGGGGCGAGGTGCAGCTGCGCCGGGTCGTGGAGGCCGCGGGGATGCTCGCGCACGTCGACTTCGTCGAGCAGGCGTCGGTGCGCACCGACGACGGCGTGCAGCGCCCCGACATGGTGGTGCGGCTCGCGGGCGGCAAGAGCGTGGTGGTCGACGCCAAGGTCGCGTTCGTCGGGTTCCTCGAGGCGACGGAGGCCGAGGACCCGCGCGTGCGGGCCGAGCGGATGGCCGCGCACGCCCGGCACATGCGCGCGCACGTCGACGCGCTGGCCGCGAAGCGCTACTGGGACCAGTTCGCCCCGGCCCCGGAGTTCGTCGTGATGTTCGTCCCGGCGGAGTCGTTCCTGCACGCGGCCGTGGACCAGGACCCGGCGGTCGTGGAGTACGCGTTCGAGCGCAACGTGGTGCTCGCGACGCCGACGACGCTGCTGGCGCTGCTGCGCACGGTCGCGTACGCCTGGAAGCAGGACGCGCTCGCGGCGAACGCGCAGCAGGTGCTCACGCTCGGCAAGGAGCTGCACGGACGGCTGGCCACGATGGGCGGGCACCTGACGCGCCTGGGCCGGGCGATCGACGCGGCGGCCGGCGCGTACAACCAGACGGTGGCCTCGCTCGAGACCCGGGTGCTGGTCAGCGCCCGTCGGTTCGCGGACCTGCACGTGGTCTCGGACGAGCTGCCGGCACCCCCGCCCGCGGACCCGCGCCTGGCCGCCGTGACGGCCCCGGAGCTGGTGGCGTTCGCGAGCGAGCACGCCGTGTCGCTGGAGGACCGCGTGCCCGCGGCGCGCCCCGCGGACGAGGACGCCGCGGTCGGCAGCCGGTGA
- a CDS encoding VOC family protein translates to MTTLTAQQIADARLTGWVNLGDGLRTRVRTGDFATGLALVEAIGAVAEEVQHHPDLDLRYAFLDVRLVSHDAGGVTARDVALARTVTDLVARMGAALDGAAVQRFDLALDTPERAGVQPFWRALLGYEDTPGQDDEVRDPAGGLPAVWFQESGAGEPRQRWHLDVWVDPSAVAGRVEAATAAGGTLVDDTAAPSFWVLADPEGNRSCLCTWQSRDAGADGPAD, encoded by the coding sequence ATGACGACGCTCACGGCGCAGCAGATCGCGGACGCACGCCTCACCGGCTGGGTGAACCTCGGGGACGGGTTGCGCACGCGGGTGCGCACGGGGGACTTCGCGACGGGGCTGGCGCTCGTCGAGGCGATCGGCGCGGTGGCGGAGGAGGTCCAGCACCACCCCGACCTCGACCTGCGCTACGCGTTCCTCGACGTGCGCCTGGTCAGCCACGACGCCGGCGGGGTGACCGCGCGGGACGTCGCGCTGGCGCGCACCGTCACCGACCTGGTCGCGCGCATGGGGGCCGCGCTCGACGGTGCCGCGGTGCAGCGGTTCGACCTGGCGCTCGACACCCCGGAGCGGGCGGGCGTGCAGCCGTTCTGGCGGGCGCTGCTCGGCTACGAGGACACGCCGGGGCAGGACGACGAGGTGCGGGACCCCGCGGGCGGTCTGCCTGCCGTGTGGTTCCAGGAGTCCGGGGCCGGGGAGCCGCGGCAGCGCTGGCACCTGGACGTGTGGGTCGACCCGTCCGCGGTGGCCGGTCGGGTCGAGGCGGCGACGGCTGCCGGGGGGACGCTCGTCGACGACACCGCGGCGCCCTCGTTCTGGGTGCTGGCCGACCCCGAGGGCAACCGCTCGTGCCTGTGCACCTGGCAGTCCCGCGACGCGGGCGCCGACGGCCCGGCGGACTGA
- a CDS encoding type II toxin-antitoxin system VapC family toxin translates to MDASVMALAFADPDEEPRVLAAHRALRHDPAWAVPEHWRTEVLSALRGLWRGGKIDAGRADRAVAALAEVTVAVTPTGPHLRRMWELRSNLSMYDAAYVAVAEAHAVTLVTADARIARAGVARCPVQVVA, encoded by the coding sequence GTGGACGCATCCGTCATGGCACTGGCCTTCGCCGACCCCGACGAGGAGCCTCGTGTCCTCGCGGCCCATCGCGCTCTCCGTCACGACCCGGCGTGGGCGGTCCCGGAGCACTGGCGCACCGAGGTGCTCAGCGCCCTGCGCGGGTTGTGGCGGGGAGGCAAGATCGACGCCGGCCGGGCGGACCGCGCTGTCGCGGCCCTCGCGGAGGTGACGGTCGCTGTGACGCCGACGGGGCCGCACCTGCGCAGGATGTGGGAGCTGCGGTCGAACCTGTCGATGTACGACGCCGCCTACGTCGCTGTCGCCGAGGCGCACGCGGTCACCCTCGTCACGGCGGATGCGCGGATCGCTCGGGCCGGGGTCGCCCGCTGCCCGGTGCAGGTGGTCGCGTGA
- a CDS encoding 4-hydroxy-3-methylbut-2-enyl diphosphate reductase, with amino-acid sequence MTSAAVDRPSVDASAPRRGRVLLAAPRGYCAGVDRAVVAVEKALEHYGAPVYVRKEIVHNKHVVETLAARGAVFVDETDEVPEGARLVFSAHGVSPAVRSAADARGLQTIDATCPLVTKVHKEAVRFAADDMDILLIGHDGHEEVEGTQGEAPEHIQVVNSPDAVDGIEVRDPERVVWISQTTLSVDETMETVRRLREKFPHLQDPPSDDICYATQNRQVAVKKMAPACDVVITVGSLNSSNSVRLVEVALDAGARTSYRIDRAEELDPAWLEGATTVGVTSGASVPEVLVDELLARLAGLGFGDVEEVRTATEDLMFSLPRELRTDLRAAGAPDARPRREGRRSLDVQPV; translated from the coding sequence GTGACCTCTGCCGCCGTCGACCGCCCCTCCGTGGACGCCTCCGCCCCTCGTCGCGGTCGCGTGCTCCTCGCCGCCCCCCGCGGCTACTGCGCCGGCGTCGACCGCGCCGTCGTCGCCGTCGAGAAGGCCCTCGAGCACTACGGCGCCCCCGTCTACGTGCGCAAGGAGATCGTCCACAACAAGCACGTCGTGGAGACCCTCGCGGCCCGCGGCGCCGTGTTCGTCGACGAGACCGACGAGGTGCCCGAGGGCGCCCGGCTGGTGTTCTCCGCGCACGGCGTCTCCCCGGCGGTGCGCTCCGCGGCCGACGCGCGCGGCCTGCAGACCATCGACGCGACCTGCCCGCTCGTCACGAAGGTCCACAAGGAGGCCGTGCGGTTCGCGGCCGACGACATGGACATCCTGCTCATCGGGCACGACGGGCACGAGGAGGTCGAGGGCACCCAGGGCGAGGCGCCCGAGCACATCCAGGTGGTGAACTCCCCGGACGCCGTCGACGGCATCGAGGTCCGCGACCCCGAGCGCGTCGTGTGGATCTCGCAGACCACGCTGTCGGTCGACGAGACGATGGAGACCGTGCGCCGGCTCCGCGAGAAGTTCCCGCACCTGCAGGACCCGCCGAGCGACGACATCTGCTACGCCACGCAGAACCGACAGGTCGCGGTGAAGAAGATGGCCCCGGCCTGCGACGTCGTCATCACGGTCGGCTCGCTGAACTCGTCGAACTCGGTGCGGCTCGTCGAGGTCGCGCTGGACGCCGGTGCGCGCACGTCGTACCGCATCGACCGGGCCGAGGAGCTCGACCCGGCGTGGCTCGAGGGCGCGACGACGGTCGGCGTGACGTCGGGCGCGTCGGTGCCGGAGGTGCTGGTCGACGAGCTGCTCGCCCGCCTGGCCGGGCTCGGCTTCGGAGACGTCGAGGAGGTCCGCACCGCGACGGAGGACCTGATGTTCTCGCTGCCGCGCGAGCTGCGCACCGACCTGCGTGCCGCCGGGGCGCCGGACGCCCGCCCGCGCCGCGAGGGCCGCCGCTCGCTGGACGTCCAGCCCGTCTGA
- a CDS encoding ABC transporter family substrate-binding protein has product MKIRRISAATAVLAAGALVISACSGPDTASEIEEDTAVNVGWNQPFYSQNNLTSTGNATTNANVLYLTNAAFNYYDGDLALQQFSDFGTYEKVSDDPLTVKYTINEGVTWSDGTAVDAADMILYWGPQNDAFDNVEPEYDEEGNITNQDAIDAGVYFDGSSVAMTLVEEAPEVSDDGRSVTLVYTEPRSDWEVSFQPSPVAAHAVAKRALGIEDAAEGKQAIIDAFTNNDTEALSDIARVWNNDFNFTALPEDEELYLSSGAYVMSEYVENQYMTLTARDDYTWGPKPKVESITIRYSEDPLASVTALQNGEVDLIQPQSSVDVIETLEGLTDSGITYTAAPEGTFEHVDLIMNNGGPFDPATYGGDAEKARLVREAFLKAVPRDEIIEKLITPLQEDATTRDSFTVVPGSPTYDDVVANNGSDAFAEVDIDGAKALLEEAGVSTPIDVRFLYGKSNVRRANEYQLIAASVEQVGFNLIDGGDDNWGSLLTQTDTYDASLFGWQSTNTFALNSEANYVTGGLNNFGGYSNDDVDKWYKDMATADAEEEQALTTQIEAQLYEDAFGIPIFQFPGVVANREVLKGVSTIPLSPTIFWNYWEWEIAAADVLDGPTATEAPAEDTEE; this is encoded by the coding sequence TTGAAGATCAGGCGAATCAGCGCCGCGACGGCCGTCCTTGCGGCCGGCGCCCTCGTGATCTCCGCATGCTCCGGGCCGGACACGGCCTCGGAGATCGAGGAGGACACCGCGGTCAACGTCGGGTGGAACCAGCCGTTCTACTCGCAGAACAACCTGACGTCGACCGGCAACGCGACCACCAACGCGAACGTCCTGTACCTGACGAACGCGGCGTTCAACTACTACGACGGTGACCTCGCGCTGCAGCAGTTCTCGGACTTCGGCACGTACGAGAAGGTCTCCGACGACCCGCTGACGGTGAAGTACACGATCAACGAGGGCGTCACCTGGTCCGACGGCACCGCCGTCGACGCGGCCGACATGATCCTCTACTGGGGCCCCCAGAACGACGCCTTCGACAACGTCGAGCCCGAGTACGACGAAGAGGGCAACATCACCAACCAGGACGCCATCGACGCGGGCGTCTACTTCGACGGCTCCTCCGTCGCGATGACCCTGGTCGAGGAGGCCCCCGAGGTCTCCGACGACGGCCGGTCGGTCACCCTGGTCTACACCGAGCCCCGCTCCGACTGGGAGGTCTCCTTCCAGCCGTCGCCCGTCGCCGCGCACGCGGTCGCCAAGCGTGCTCTCGGCATCGAGGACGCCGCGGAGGGCAAGCAGGCCATCATCGACGCCTTCACGAACAACGACACCGAGGCGCTGTCGGACATCGCGAGGGTCTGGAACAACGACTTCAACTTCACCGCGCTGCCCGAGGACGAGGAGCTCTACCTCTCCTCCGGCGCGTACGTGATGTCGGAGTACGTCGAGAACCAGTACATGACCCTCACGGCGCGCGACGACTACACCTGGGGCCCCAAGCCCAAGGTCGAGTCGATCACGATCCGCTACAGCGAGGACCCGCTGGCGTCGGTCACCGCCCTGCAGAACGGTGAGGTCGACCTCATCCAGCCGCAGTCGTCGGTCGACGTCATCGAGACCCTCGAGGGTCTGACGGACTCGGGCATCACGTACACGGCGGCGCCCGAGGGCACGTTCGAGCACGTCGACCTCATCATGAACAACGGCGGCCCGTTCGACCCGGCCACCTACGGCGGCGACGCGGAGAAGGCGCGCCTCGTCCGTGAGGCCTTCCTCAAGGCCGTCCCGCGCGACGAGATCATCGAGAAGCTCATCACCCCGCTGCAGGAGGACGCCACGACGCGTGACTCCTTCACCGTGGTCCCGGGCTCGCCGACCTACGACGACGTCGTGGCCAACAACGGCTCCGACGCCTTCGCCGAGGTCGACATCGACGGCGCCAAGGCGCTCCTCGAGGAGGCCGGCGTCTCCACCCCGATCGACGTGCGCTTCCTCTACGGCAAGTCGAACGTCCGCCGCGCCAACGAGTACCAGCTCATCGCGGCCTCGGTCGAGCAGGTCGGCTTCAACCTGATCGACGGCGGCGACGACAACTGGGGCTCGCTGCTCACGCAGACGGACACCTACGACGCCTCCCTGTTCGGCTGGCAGTCCACCAACACCTTCGCCCTGAACTCCGAGGCGAACTACGTCACCGGTGGTCTGAACAACTTCGGCGGGTACTCCAACGACGACGTCGACAAGTGGTACAAGGACATGGCGACGGCCGACGCCGAGGAGGAGCAGGCGCTGACGACCCAGATCGAGGCGCAGCTCTACGAGGACGCGTTCGGCATCCCGATCTTCCAGTTCCCGGGCGTGGTCGCGAACCGTGAGGTGCTCAAGGGCGTCTCGACGATCCCGCTGTCCCCGACCATCTTCTGGAACTACTGGGAGTGGGAGATCGCGGCCGCCGACGTGCTCGACGGCCCGACGGCGACCGAGGCTCCGGCCGAGGACACCGAGGAGTGA
- a CDS encoding class I SAM-dependent DNA methyltransferase produces MAESTTENLFREFYGASTFVEKRDIPKKFGFRSKRADSEVDGYPDFFKDMGEWLIVVEAKSGVPGLKSDHAAAEADVRGYMTNNAVPHSDIIGIAVSGQTQGSLRVTHFLRKGDSEEIEELDEPRSLVSLTTLTKHYEAAAHGDPFSDAQLRRFLVRLNERFHKDSRVRDTERSLFFSALMIALDDAQFRAVYKSQVIPEDTRLVEARYLNDQIVEAVKRQLDKRANSESKLIDWRDRFAFVKTVDIPLDEYKQIIDDIDQRVHQPSKSAVKRDILGRAYKIFLSRAGKMDNKNIILTPDHIKTFMVNLARLERDDVVLDTCMGSGGFLMDAMEQLVDKAHGDEQRIEHIHENQLIGFELDAILFALACSNMFLHGDGRSNLLYRDSLVTHGKSFAVAKSDEKLRDYVKSLRPTKCVINPPYENDSPINFTMSAIEYLEEGGRLIIIMPNNTLTKTSNQKAALAILGRARLDFVIDMPQQLFFEQKRGVKTSVFGFTKTANGHERDALVTFMDMEDDGHEVQVAHGRRDTGRWGAIAARALSVIRDGLEDAEARSWRSPIFADDGGLVARGVKRNPWPPAESHDLDAAISNWQEARAEREAAQERLMQILSEAGIGGFDA; encoded by the coding sequence ATGGCAGAGAGCACGACTGAGAACCTCTTCCGTGAGTTCTACGGAGCGTCGACGTTCGTCGAGAAGCGCGATATCCCCAAGAAGTTCGGGTTCCGCTCCAAGCGGGCAGACTCGGAGGTCGACGGGTACCCCGACTTCTTCAAGGATATGGGCGAATGGCTCATCGTTGTCGAGGCGAAGTCAGGTGTGCCGGGGCTGAAGTCTGATCATGCCGCCGCTGAGGCCGACGTCCGCGGCTACATGACAAACAACGCTGTGCCGCACTCGGACATCATCGGCATCGCCGTCTCGGGGCAGACGCAGGGTTCACTCCGGGTGACCCACTTCCTCCGCAAGGGTGATAGCGAAGAGATCGAGGAACTCGACGAGCCCCGCTCCTTGGTCAGCCTGACGACGCTGACCAAGCACTACGAGGCGGCGGCCCACGGTGACCCGTTCTCGGATGCCCAGCTGCGACGCTTCCTCGTCCGGCTCAACGAGCGGTTCCATAAGGACTCCCGCGTGCGCGACACCGAGCGCTCGCTGTTCTTCTCCGCGCTCATGATCGCCCTGGACGACGCGCAGTTCCGCGCGGTCTACAAGTCGCAGGTGATCCCGGAGGATACCCGGCTTGTCGAGGCTCGCTACCTCAACGACCAGATCGTCGAGGCGGTCAAGCGTCAGCTCGACAAGAGGGCCAACTCTGAGTCGAAGCTAATCGACTGGCGGGACCGCTTCGCATTCGTTAAGACTGTCGACATCCCGCTCGACGAGTACAAGCAGATCATTGACGACATCGACCAGAGGGTGCACCAGCCCTCGAAGAGCGCGGTGAAGCGCGATATCCTGGGCCGGGCGTACAAGATCTTCCTGTCGCGCGCCGGCAAGATGGACAACAAGAACATCATCCTGACGCCCGACCATATCAAGACATTTATGGTCAACCTCGCGAGGCTCGAGCGTGACGACGTCGTGCTCGACACCTGCATGGGCTCCGGCGGTTTCCTCATGGACGCGATGGAGCAGCTCGTCGACAAGGCTCACGGCGATGAGCAGCGAATCGAGCACATCCATGAGAACCAGTTGATCGGGTTTGAACTCGATGCAATCCTGTTTGCCCTCGCCTGCTCGAACATGTTCCTGCACGGAGACGGTCGGTCGAATCTGCTGTACCGAGACTCCCTCGTGACGCATGGGAAGTCGTTTGCGGTGGCCAAGAGCGATGAGAAGCTCCGAGATTACGTGAAGAGCTTGAGGCCCACGAAGTGCGTCATTAATCCGCCCTACGAGAACGACAGCCCGATCAACTTCACGATGTCGGCGATCGAGTACCTCGAAGAGGGTGGGCGGCTCATTATCATCATGCCGAACAACACCCTGACCAAGACCTCGAACCAGAAGGCCGCGTTGGCGATCTTGGGTCGCGCGAGGCTCGATTTTGTAATCGACATGCCTCAGCAGCTCTTCTTTGAGCAGAAGCGCGGCGTCAAGACCTCGGTCTTCGGTTTTACGAAGACTGCGAACGGCCACGAGCGCGATGCACTGGTGACCTTCATGGACATGGAAGACGACGGCCACGAGGTTCAGGTCGCGCACGGCCGAAGGGATACTGGGCGATGGGGCGCCATCGCCGCGAGGGCGCTATCGGTAATCCGTGATGGCCTCGAGGACGCGGAAGCGCGGTCTTGGCGTTCCCCGATCTTCGCCGACGACGGTGGGCTCGTCGCACGGGGCGTGAAGCGCAACCCCTGGCCGCCGGCCGAGTCGCACGACCTCGACGCCGCGATCTCAAACTGGCAGGAGGCTCGCGCCGAGCGCGAAGCGGCGCAGGAGCGATTGATGCAGATCCTGTCGGAAGCGGGGATTGGCGGCTTCGATGCCTGA
- a CDS encoding ABC transporter ATP-binding protein, producing the protein MSSETRPDPSLPPVAPPGEPPAPTPALALHGLWRRFGDKVAVAGVDLTIPAGSFYGLVGPNGAGKTTTLSMATGLLRPDHGTVLVHGVDLWAHPEQVKRSLGVLPDGVRLFDRLTGAQLITYAGLLQGLDRPTVTARTADLLTAMDLAGDKDTLVVDYSAGMTKKVALACALVHAPRLLVLDEPFEAVDPVSAANIRDILARYVAGGGTVVVSSHVMDLVQRMCDHVAVIAGGHVLAAGTVDEVRAGRSLEERFVELVGGRVGGEGLAWLGTSSG; encoded by the coding sequence ATGTCGTCCGAGACCCGGCCCGACCCGTCCCTGCCACCCGTGGCCCCGCCCGGCGAGCCGCCCGCCCCGACGCCGGCCCTCGCGCTGCACGGCCTGTGGCGGCGGTTCGGTGACAAGGTCGCGGTCGCCGGCGTCGACCTGACCATCCCCGCCGGCTCGTTCTACGGGCTCGTCGGCCCCAACGGCGCGGGCAAGACCACCACCCTGTCAATGGCGACCGGGCTCCTGCGCCCCGACCACGGCACCGTGCTCGTGCACGGCGTGGACCTGTGGGCGCACCCCGAGCAGGTCAAGCGCAGCCTCGGCGTGCTGCCCGACGGCGTCCGCCTGTTCGACCGTCTGACCGGAGCCCAGCTCATCACCTACGCGGGCCTGCTCCAGGGCCTGGACCGGCCGACCGTCACGGCCCGCACCGCCGACCTGCTCACGGCGATGGACCTCGCGGGCGACAAGGACACCCTCGTCGTCGACTACTCCGCGGGCATGACGAAGAAGGTCGCGCTGGCCTGCGCGCTCGTGCACGCACCCCGCCTGCTCGTGCTCGACGAGCCGTTCGAGGCCGTCGACCCCGTCTCGGCCGCGAACATCCGCGACATTCTCGCCCGCTACGTCGCCGGGGGCGGCACCGTGGTCGTGTCCTCGCACGTCATGGACCTCGTCCAGCGCATGTGCGACCACGTCGCCGTCATCGCCGGCGGGCACGTGCTCGCCGCGGGCACCGTCGACGAGGTGCGGGCCGGGCGGTCGCTCGAGGAGCGCTTCGTCGAGCTCGTCGGCGGGCGCGTCGGAGGGGAGGGGCTCGCATGGTTGGGCACCTCGTCCGGCTGA